The bacterium genome contains the following window.
CAGCGCAGGTGCGGCAGCAGGATGAAGGGGTTGCCGTGGTCGGCCACGGCCTGCTCGGGGTTCTGCCGGAAGAAGAACTCCGGGTGGCGCATCAGGTACTGGTCGATGGGGTCGTTGTGGCCGACGAGGATGGCGCAGCTCTCCGCCTCGCCCCGCCCCGCGCGGCCCGCCTGCTGCCAGGTGCTGGCCACGGTCGGCGGCAAGCCGACGAGGATCGCCGCGTCGAGGCTGCCGATGTCGATGCCCAGCTCCAGCGCGTTCGTGCTCGAGACGGCCATCAGCTCGCCGCTGAAGAGCTGCCGCTCGATCTCGCGGCGCTCCTCGGGCAAGTAGCCGCCGCGGTAGGCGCGGATGCGTGCGGCCAGGTGCGGCGCCTCGCGCAGCAGGGCGTCGCGACAGTAGCGGTAGATGAGCTCGCTCGAGACCCGCGTGCGGCTGAAGCAGATCACCTGGTGGCCGCGGCGCACGAGGCGCACGAGCAGCTCCTTGGCCTCGCCGTTGGCGCTGCGCCGCTCACCGGTCGCCGATTCCAGCGGCGGCGGGTTCCAGAAGTAGAACTGCTTGGGCCCGCGCGGGCTGCCGTCCTCGTCGATCAGGGTGACCGGCGCGCCGACGAGCGCCGCGGCGAGGTCGCGCGGGTTGCCGATCGTCGCGCTCGACATGATGAAGACGGGGTCGGACCCGTAGTGCCGACAGACGCGGCGGAGCCGCCGCATCAGCGCCGCCACGTTGGAGCCAAAGATGCCGCGGTAGCTGTGGATCTCGTCGAGCACCACGAAACGCAGGTTCATGAAGAAGCGCGCCCAGCGCGTGTGGCCGGGCAGGATGCCGCCGTGGAACATGTCGGGGTTCGAAAGCACGAGCCGCCCCTCGGCGCGCAGGCGGCGCCGCGTGTGCGTGCTGGTGTCGCCGTCGTAGGTGCCCAGGCGCAGGCGGCCGAGTTCGGGCAGGCTCTCGGCGAGGCGCTGCGCGGTCTTGAGCTGGTCCTGCGCGAGGGCCTTGGTGGGGAACAGGTAGAGCGCCGTGGCCTGCGGATCGGCGAGCAGCGTCTCGAAGACGGGCAGGTTGTAGCAGAGCGTCTTGCCGCTGGCCGTGCCCGTGACCACCACCAGGTTCTCGCCGCGGCGCGCGGCGTCCAGCGCGCGGGCCTGGTGCAGCCAGAGCTGCCCAATGCCATCTGCCGCCAGCGCGGCGCGCAGGCTCTCGGGCAGCGGCGACTCGGGATCGGCGAAGCGCGCCTCGCGGGCCGGTAGCCGCTCGCTGTGGACGAGGCAGCCCTCGCGCCCCGGCTCGGCGGCCAGCCCCGCGACGATCGCCGCCAGTTCCCCCGCCGGCGCCGGGCGGGGTGAGCGCGCCCGGACACCGGCGGGGCCCTGCCAAGAGTCGAGGTCGAGGGTCGGAGCTTCGGCGGGACTTGCCGCCGCGGCAGCCCGCCCCCGGGGGCGGGTCGGGCGCGGCGCGGGCGCGGGCGCCGCAGCGGGGGCGGGCGCGCTCGCGGCCGCGGGGGCGAGCGCGGCGGCGCTCCGCTGCCCCGCCCGGCGCAGCGCGCGGCTGCTCGCGTGATCGGCCTCGGGCAGCGGCGCATGCGGACCCATGGGCGAGGGCCGCGCGTCCTCGCCGGCGAAGGCGTGCGTCTTCCGCCAGGGACCGAGGCGCTCGGCGGCCGTCAGCTCGCGGCCGCAGGTCGGGCAGGCATCTCCCTCCTTGGCCAGATGGCGCGCCGGCGCGGTGGCCGCCGACCCCACGGCCAGCGGGCGCCGTTCGGCGGCGGGCACTGCGGGCGGATCGGCGGGGAACTGGAAGCCGATGGGACGGCTCGAGCGGCGGGCCATGGCTGGACCTCCGGCGCGCGTTGGCGTTCGGGGGAGGACCGCCGCCGACTCGAGAAACTACTCTACGGATGTATAGCTGTCAAGCGGGGAGTGCGGATGGGACCAGAGGGCCCAGCGGAGTCGGGTGCGGCTAGCTGCTTGCGGTTCAGGCGCCAGCGGCTCGGCGGGTCACCTTCCTCGAACGGCATCGAGCAAGGCGGCGGCGAAGCCGACCACATCGGCCTGGATCTCGTCGTCGGGGCCACCTTGGAGGAACTCCGCGACCCGGCGGGGACCCACGCCGTCGTGATCGAGGAAGTCGTCACGCAGAACCTGGAGCGCCTTCTGCGCCTCCTCGTCGCCGAGCAGCGGTCGCAGGCAGGCGGCGACGTCCGCGACGCCCGCGCCGAAGTTGCGAACGAGGTAGTAGAGGTCGTAGGCATCCTTGTTCTCGCCGCGCCCTCGGAAGGCGAGCGACTTGAGCACCACGAAGGCGCCTGGGCCGCAGACCCAAACCTCGCGCGTCGCCTTCTCGCCGAGAATCGTCTGACCGTCGATCCGGACGCGCCGGCGATCTTGGAACGCGAGCTTTAGGCCCGGTGCGATGACGGCGGCGAAGTCCGGCTCGATGTCGCGGAGCGTGCCGCCCTGGTCAGTCGCCAGCGACGGTGGGATGAGAAAGTCCACGGTGACCGAGCCGAGTCCCGTGATGCGCCAGCGCTGCCTCGTCGGCCGCCCCTCGTCGGTCTGGTCCTGCGTGAACCCGGCGTCTCGCAGCCGCTCGGTGAGCGCGCGGTACCTCCCCTCGTCGAGAAGCGCGAGCCTAAGCCCGATGTCGAGGTCCATGGTGCCGACGTGAGCGGATGCGCCCTCGGGCAGAGCGCCCGGATCGATGAGCAGCGAGGGGACCAACCCGCCGACCACGACGACCTCGTCCATCAGATCGCCGAGCTTGGTCGCGACATACAGGCAGGTGGCCCGCACGAGCTCGACCTGCTCGCTGCTATACTCCCACGCGCGCTTGGGCTTGTCAGCCACGATGGCTCCAGGTCAGCAGTTCGGTCCGCAGGCGATCGGCCGCCTCGGCTGCACGCTCGGCGTGGCCCTTGAGATCGACGTAGACCTGCGCGGGATGCACGCAGCGAATCCCGTCCTTCTCGGCGGCGCCCTGGAACACGCCTTCGTCGTTGGGGACGACGAGCCAGAGGTTCGCCCCGCGCGCGTCCTCGCGAAAGCCCAGACGATCGAGCAACTCGGACGAGGGGTCGGCCGGCAGGTAGACGGTGGCGATCCGGAACGCGGCGAAGCGCGTCAGTGCCCATGCCGCGGCGAGACCCGTCGCGGCATGTTCGATCTTCTGCTGGGTCAAGGCGTCCGCCACGAAGCGAAGCAGCGCGTCGCCGGAGCGGGCGGCGATGTGCCCCTGAAGCACGGTGTGCTTCGAGAACTGGTAGGCCTCGCGCCAAGAGTCGAGCAGGAGGGCCGGATCTTTCGCACGGACGGCGCCGCGCTCGTCCCGGATGAGGTAGTCCTCGGCCGCCAGGCGCGCGACGAGGCGGCTCGTCATGCCCTCATCGAGGCCGGTGGCGCGCGCGATCTCGCGTTGGGTCAGCGACTCCCCCGCGTGGATGAGGAGCCAGCGAACGATGCGCGAGCTCTTGGGCGCGAAGACGCTGCGGGGGCGGCCGGCGGTCTTGAAGCGGTTGGGCTTGCCCTCGACGATCACGCGCAGGCCCGGGCCGACGATGTGCGCGTTGCCCGAGAGGTCGAGCCAGGCGACGCCGGCCTCCTCGCACGCCTTCCGACCGACCTCGCCCATGAAGGGAACTGCCACGAGCGGCACGCTGCGGCGCCGGATGCGCGCCGCGCAGGCCTTGACCTTCTTCGCAGCGGCGGCAATCGGCGCGGCAGCCGTGGACTTGATTGCCACAACAACGAAGGTGGGCCCGGCGGCGACGAGCAGGTCGGCGCCGCTTGCGTCATCTGCGCGCACCTCGAGATCGCACAGCCCGACTCCCAGGAGTCCGGCCAGGACCTCGGGCACCTTGACCGCCATGCGGCCCCGTTCGGCTTTCGGTTCCATGCTTGACTAAATAGGCCACCTTGCCCGATTTGTCAAGTTGGCTTTTTCTGTCAAACGACTCGGCATTTCGGAGGCACTCCTATCGCCGGCTCGCGGACTGCTCCCCGCTGCCTGGCACGATCGGGCGCCCAGGCGCGCTGTTCAAGGTTCAGTCCACCGGCGCGAACTTCGCGATGCGGTTGTTGCTCGTGTCGGCCACGTGGACGTTGCCGTCCGCATCGACGGCCACGCCTGCCGCAACAGGCCCGTCGTGGAGTGCGAACTGGCCGTCGCCGGAACCGGTCTCGCCACAGGCCAGCGTGAACTCGTAGTCGGGACTCGCCGTCGACAGCGAGCTCGGATCGCTGCCGCAACCGGCCCCCGCGATGAGGAGGAGGACAGGATCCACCGCCATCGACAATGCGGCTTGAAGCACCCGGGGATCATGGTACAGTCGGCCCGGAGCACGCGACTTCTCAGCCGGCGCCGATGCCCGAGGCCATCATCAAGCAGCCCCCAGTCAGCCCGAGGCCATGACCCGGATCTGCTACATCGCCGATGCGAACAGCGTTCATACTCGGCGCTGGATCGCGCCGCTGGTGGAACAGGGCTGCGAGGTGCACCTGCTCTCCTTTCGCCCCGTTCGGCAGGCCTTCGCGGGGGTCACGGTGGTCGACCTCACGCGCGTGTTCAACACCCCCAAGCTGCGCTTCGCCTACTGGGGCTGGTGGATCCATCGCTATCTGAAGCGCGTCGATCCCGACATCCTGCACGCCCACCAGCTGACGGGCGCAGGCTGGCTCGGGGTGCTGGCCCGCCGTCACCCTTTCATCGTCAGCGCCTGGGGATCCGATCTGCTGGTCGAGCCCCAGCGGTCCCGCTTCCGGCGCCTCCTGCTCCAGCGCGTGCTGCGCGCCTGCGATGCGCTCACCGCCCCCTCGCGCACGACGCTCGACGCCGCCGAAGCGCTGGGCGTGCCCGCCCGCAAACTGCATCTGATCCCCTGGGGCATCGAGACCGGCGTCTTCCGGCCCGAGCCGGCGGATCGCGCGCAGACCCGCGAGCAGCTCGGCCTCGCGGCGACGGCGCGGATCGTGCTTTGCACGCGCGCCCTGACCCCCCTCTACAATCTGCATGTGCTGCTGGCGGCCTTCGCCCCGGTCTGCCGCCAGCTCCCGGATTCGCGGCTGGTGCTGCTCCGCTACAATGCCGATGCGGGCTACGCGGACACGCTCGAGAAGCGGGCCGCCGCCCTGGGGCTGGCCGAGAAGGTCCTCTGGCTGCCGGCCCAGCCCTCCCTGGAGGCCATGGCCAGGCTCTACCGCGCGGCCGACCTGACCGTGTCGATCCCCGCATCCGAGGGCTACGGCTTCTCGGTGCTCGAAGCCATGGCCTGCGGCTGTCCGACGCTGATCTCCGATCTTCCCGTCTTCGATCCCGAGCTGGCGCAGGGCGTCCACACGATCAAGGTGCCCGTCGGCGACCAGCAGCAGACCAGCGCCGGCCTGCTGGACCTCCTGGAGAACCAGCCCCTGCGCGAGCGCCTGAGCCGCGAGGGACTGGCCATCGTCCGCGGGCAGGGGGTTGAAGTGCGCCTGCAGCAGGTCGCCCGCCTCTATGCGGCAGCGACCGGCGATGCCCGAGCGACAGCCGGAGCGGCCCCCTGAGTATGAGCATGAGCATGAGCAAACTCCACGTCGTCATGCCGCTCTCGAATGCCTATCGGCCCGATCCCCGGGTCGAGCGCGAGGCGCAGGCCCTGGCCGCAGCCGGCCATCGGGTCAGCATCATCGCCTGGGATCGCCAGGCGAAGCTCGCGCCGCGCGAGCAGCAGGGCGGCGTGGACGTGATCAGGGTGCAGGGCGTCCACTCGGTCCACGGCGCGGGCTGGCGGCAGCTCTTCCACCTGCCGCGCTTCTGGCGCGCGTCGATCCGCCTGGCCCTGGCGCTGCGGCCGGACGTGCTGCACTGCCACGACCTCGACACGCTCTACATCGGTTGGCAGCTCAAGCGGCGCCTGGGCTGCAAGCTGATCTACGACTCCCACGAGCACTATCCCGCCGTGATGTCGCTCTACCTGCCGGCGCCGCTGATCAAGGCGCTGGCCGTATGGGAACGCTGGCTGATGCGCCAGGTGGATGCCACGATCACCGCCAGCACGCTCCTGCGGGACGAATTCCGGGAGCGCAGCGCCAGCCCGGTCGTCTCGCTCGGCAACTACCAGGAGCTCTCCGCCTATGCCGCCGTCACCGCCGACGAGGTCGCGGCGCTGCGCCGCGAGCTGGGCGCCTCGGCGGAGGATCTCCTGGTGGCCTACATCGGGGCGCTGCCCCGGGACCGCATGCTGCTGCCCTTGATCGCCACGGCGGCGCTGCTGCCCGATGTCGGGTTCCACCTGTGGGGAGATGGCCTGCAGCGCGCCGAGGTCGAGCGCGCGGCGGCGGCGCACCCCAACGTGACGGTCCACGGCTGGCTGGCCGCTCATGCCCTGCCGCGCCACTTCCGGGCCATGGACATCATCTACTACTGTCTGCGGGCGGACTACCCCGGCGCCGTCTACAACGCGCCCAACAGCCTGTCGCACGCCATGCTCGGCGGCCGGCCCATCATCGCCAACGACGTGGGCGACCTGGGGCGCATCGTCCGGACGACGCACTGCGGCCTGGTCATCGACGAGACGACGCCCGCGCGCATCGCC
Protein-coding sequences here:
- a CDS encoding DEAD/DEAH box helicase — its product is MARRSSRPIGFQFPADPPAVPAAERRPLAVGSAATAPARHLAKEGDACPTCGRELTAAERLGPWRKTHAFAGEDARPSPMGPHAPLPEADHASSRALRRAGQRSAAALAPAAASAPAPAAAPAPAPRPTRPRGRAAAAASPAEAPTLDLDSWQGPAGVRARSPRPAPAGELAAIVAGLAAEPGREGCLVHSERLPAREARFADPESPLPESLRAALAADGIGQLWLHQARALDAARRGENLVVVTGTASGKTLCYNLPVFETLLADPQATALYLFPTKALAQDQLKTAQRLAESLPELGRLRLGTYDGDTSTHTRRRLRAEGRLVLSNPDMFHGGILPGHTRWARFFMNLRFVVLDEIHSYRGIFGSNVAALMRRLRRVCRHYGSDPVFIMSSATIGNPRDLAAALVGAPVTLIDEDGSPRGPKQFYFWNPPPLESATGERRSANGEAKELLVRLVRRGHQVICFSRTRVSSELIYRYCRDALLREAPHLAARIRAYRGGYLPEERREIERQLFSGELMAVSSTNALELGIDIGSLDAAILVGLPPTVASTWQQAGRAGRGEAESCAILVGHNDPIDQYLMRHPEFFFRQNPEQAVADHGNPFILLPHLRCAAFELPLTPADEDLFGPLAPGVMEILEQRGELRRAGDQVFHAGT
- a CDS encoding glycosyltransferase family 4 protein, whose protein sequence is MTRICYIADANSVHTRRWIAPLVEQGCEVHLLSFRPVRQAFAGVTVVDLTRVFNTPKLRFAYWGWWIHRYLKRVDPDILHAHQLTGAGWLGVLARRHPFIVSAWGSDLLVEPQRSRFRRLLLQRVLRACDALTAPSRTTLDAAEALGVPARKLHLIPWGIETGVFRPEPADRAQTREQLGLAATARIVLCTRALTPLYNLHVLLAAFAPVCRQLPDSRLVLLRYNADAGYADTLEKRAAALGLAEKVLWLPAQPSLEAMARLYRAADLTVSIPASEGYGFSVLEAMACGCPTLISDLPVFDPELAQGVHTIKVPVGDQQQTSAGLLDLLENQPLRERLSREGLAIVRGQGVEVRLQQVARLYAAATGDARATAGAAP
- a CDS encoding glycosyltransferase family 4 protein, with protein sequence MSMSMSKLHVVMPLSNAYRPDPRVEREAQALAAAGHRVSIIAWDRQAKLAPREQQGGVDVIRVQGVHSVHGAGWRQLFHLPRFWRASIRLALALRPDVLHCHDLDTLYIGWQLKRRLGCKLIYDSHEHYPAVMSLYLPAPLIKALAVWERWLMRQVDATITASTLLRDEFRERSASPVVSLGNYQELSAYAAVTADEVAALRRELGASAEDLLVAYIGALPRDRMLLPLIATAALLPDVGFHLWGDGLQRAEVERAAAAHPNVTVHGWLAAHALPRHFRAMDIIYYCLRADYPGAVYNAPNSLSHAMLGGRPIIANDVGDLGRIVRTTHCGLVIDETTPARIA